The following coding sequences lie in one Arachis stenosperma cultivar V10309 chromosome 5, arast.V10309.gnm1.PFL2, whole genome shotgun sequence genomic window:
- the LOC130981365 gene encoding uncharacterized protein At4g15970-like, with amino-acid sequence MKDNTVIITSLNEAWAKPGSIFDVFRESFRVGNDTKNFLNHLVVINWDQKAQARCQAIHPYCYQIESKSENATSKEAFFMTKDYLHIVWRKIEFLGFVLQMGYNFVFTDTDIMWLRNPFKYFQEDADFQTSCDNFNGDSSDLDNAPNTGFSYVKSNEKTIWLYKIWFNSRKDFPNMHDQDVFNEIKRLPQISSMNLKIRFLSPEYFGGFCEYFKDFNKLCTMHANCCVGLKNKIHDLSNFLEDWSKYLASPQNMKGKKAHYYHSWSVPSSCRFYPSSIEEKYKII; translated from the exons atgaaggataACACAGTTATCATCACAAGTTTGAATGAAGCATGGGCAAAACCAGGTTCAATATTTGATGTGTTTCGAGAGAGTTTTCGAGTTGGAAACGACACAAAAAATTTCTTAAATCATTTGGTGGTAATAAATTGGGACCAAAAAGCACAAGCACGTTGCCAAGCCATACACCCATATTGTTATCAGATTGAATCAAAGAGTGAGAATGCCACATCAAAGGAAGCATTTTTTATGACCAAAGACTACCTCCACATTGTGTGGAGAAAAATTGAGTTTCTTGGCTTTGTTCTTCAAATGGGGTACAACTTTGTCTTTACG GATACTGATATAATGTGGCTAAGGAACCCCTTCAAATATTTTCAAGAAGATGCAGATTTTCAAACTTCTTGTGATAATTTCAATGGCGACTCCTCCGACCTAGATAACGCTCCAAATACAGGGTTCAGCTATGTAAAATCCAATGAAAAAACCATTTGGCTCTACAAGATTTGGTTCAATTCTAGGAAGGATTTTCCCAACATGCATGATCAAGATGTGTTCAACGAGATCAAAAGACTCCCTCAAATCTCAAGCATGAACCTGAAAATTAGGTTTCTTAGCCCAGAATATTTTGGCGGATTTTGCGAGTACTTCAAGGATTTTAACAAGCTTTGTACGATGCATGCTAATTGTTGTGTTGGATTGAAGAACAAAATCCATGATCTTAGCAACTTTCTTGAGGATTGGAGCAAGTACCTGGCGTCGCCTCAAAACATGAAAGGCAAAAAGGCACATTATTATCATTCTTGGAGTGTGCCATCATCATGCAGGTTCTATCCTAGTAGTATAGAGgagaaatataaaattatatag